The DNA sequence TCCGGCGGACGGCTTCCGCCCCGGCGGCGTGACCTTTCACGCGCGGGAGTTTTTTTTCTTTTGCCCAGCGGCCGTTGCCGTCCATTATGATGGCTATGTGTCGGGGGATCATTCGCTCATTATTTCTTTTTCTTTTTTTGAGCGTATTTCGCCAAGCGTTCGTATGATATTGTCGACACATTTCTGCAGATCTTTTTCCGAAGAGCGCAGCTGGTCTTTTGAGATCGCTTTCTCAGACTCCTGAGCGTTGAGCTCGCTCAATTTTTTCCGCCGGAGATTTCTGATGCTCACTTTGTGTTCTTCGCAGATGCTGCCCACTATTTTTGAGACCTGCTCGCGCCTTTCGCCTGTCATCGGGGGCATGGAGAGCCGCACGATGTTGCCTGTCACCTGGGGGGTGAAACCTATGTTTGCTTTTAAAATAGCGGTGGCTATCACCTGGGTCATCTTGACATCCCAGGGATGGATCTCTATGGTTTTGGCATTGGGTATGTTGATGGCGGCGCAGTTTTTGACGGGCGATTCCTGCCCGTAATACGGCACCGTTACGGTGTCCAGTATCCCTTCCGAGGCCCGGGAGGTCCTTATCTTGCCGAGTTCTTCTTTCAGATTTTCTACGATTTTTTCAGCGTCTTTCTGGAATTCAAGCATTTTGTGTGCCTCCTTTCAGCGCCCCTGAGCCATATCGGTTTTTCAGCGCATTTCCCCTGTGTCCGACCCCGCCGAAGCGTTCGGGCATATCTGCTCAGCCGGTTTCACTGTCCGATTTCGTATCGGGTAAAGCGGGTTATTTTTACGGCTTCGCCGAAAGAAGCGGCGGCGCCATTGAAGTAATTCTTGAATTTTACTTTTTCGTCCCGGAAATAGGGCTGTTCAAGCAGACAGGCGCTTTCATAGAATTTGGAGAGCTTGCCTTCCACGATTTTTTCCGCCATTTCCGGCGGTTTTTTTGAGAGGTCGAGATCCTTAAGGAGGAGTTTCTTTTCCTCTTCAAGAACGGTCTCCGACACGTCTTCTTTCTGTATGTATGAGGGTTTCATTCCGGCGATCTGGAGCGCGGTTTCTTTCAGCAGATTTGTGAAGTCATCGCTTTTGGCGACGAAATCGGTCTCGGACGCTATCTCCACCATCACGCCGACTTTGCCGCCGGGATGGATGTAAGAATAGATACTCCCTTCATCACTGAGCCTGTCCTGGCGCGCCTGCATTTTAAGTATGCCTTTTTCTCTGAGTATTTTGCCGGCCCGGTCTATATCACAGTCGGCTTCCTTGAGAGCGTTTTTACAGTCCATAATACCGGCGTTTGTGCGTTTCCGCAGTGTCATTATCAAATCTGTTGTTATTTCCATTTTAAATCTCCAGCGCTGTTGCGTCGTCGAGCTTCGCCGCACCGGGTTCAGTGTTTTCAGCGCCTGTTTCAGGGGCAGCTTCTTTTTTCGCCGCGAGGTCAGCGTCGTCGGATGCCACAGGTACGCCCTTTCCCTCGAGCACGGCGTCCGCCATCAGGGCCGTTATGAGCTTAACGCTTCTTATGGCGTCGTCATTTGCAGGGATAGGGTAATCTATCAGATCGGGATTACAGTCTGTGTCCAGGAGCGCGATGATGGGTATGTTCAGCAATCTGGCTTCATGGACGGCGATGTCTTCCATGTGCGGATCCACGATGAAAACGGCCGCTGGAAGTTCGTAAAAATTCCTCAGGCCCTTCAGGTCCCGGTGCATTTTTTCAAGTTTGCGCATCATCTTCGCGTACATTTTTTTGTGACGGGCGTAGGTCTCTATATTTTCTTCAAGCTCTTTGTATTTGGCGATACTGTCGTTTATCTGCGGCAGATTGGTAAAAAGGCCGCCCCACCATCTGTGGGAGACATAAGGCATTCCGCATCTCTGGGCCTCTTCCTCAATAGCCGCCTGTGCCTGTTTCTTCGTGCCGACAAAAAGTATTGTGCCGCCGTCCGCGACGGTTTTCTGCACAAAATCAAGAGCATCCTGCAATAATTTGATGGTGTCTTCTATGTTTATTATGTGGATGCTGTTGCGCACCGTGTAAATATATTTTTTCATCTTGGGGTTCCACTTGTTTTTTCTGTGACCGAAGTGAGATCCCGCTTCGAGAAGCTTCTTTGCATTTATTTCCATGATTTTCCTTTTCCTCCTGCGCCTTTTATATAACTGAACGGATCAGTTTTGCCTGTGTACTGTCCACATAATCTTTTTTCTTCAGATGCCTGAGCTCTTTTCGCCGCTTTCCGCCGTTAAGATGGCTTTTTGAGGCGTGGGCTCTCTTCACTTTGCCGCTGGCGGTGACCCTGAATCTTTTAGCGGCTCCCCTGTGGGTTTTCTTCTTAATCTTTTTCTGCAATTTATCCTCCTGCTCTCGCCAAAGCGGCAATAACCGCGGTTTCGCTGCGGAGAGTGTTGTCCCCCACGGAAACCGGCGCGAGTCCCGCTTTTTCAGCGGACTCTATTTCACCATCTGTAAACCCGCCCTCGGGTCCCGCGAAAATTGCTATATTTTGCGTGTTTTCACGGATTTTCAAAGGCTCGCGGCCCTCTAAAAGTATAAAACCGCGAGAGCCATCCTGCGAATATTCCTTAATACCTATCAAAAAATCTTCGACTTCGTCAAGTGAGGGAGCATACTGTCTTCCGCATTGCCCGCAGGCGTTTAGGATAATCTTTTCCATTTGTTCGCGATTTACCGTCTGTCTGGCGGAGCGCGCGGTTCGCAGCGGGCTTATCCTGGTCACTCCGAGTTCCGTGCATTTCTGTATGGCGGTTTTAAAGGCCGGCGGTTTTATCAGCGCGATAAACAGGCGTATTTCTTTTTCCGGAGCGGCGTGGGTGAATTTTTCCAGCACGCTTATTTCCGCGCGCGCGGGATTTTTGGAGATTTTCTCTATACGCGCTTTCGCGGAATGGCCCCTGCCGTCAAATATGCTTATGATATCCCCTGTTTTGAATCTCCGCACATTGACAATGTGATGGGCAACATCGCCCGGTAATCCCCCGTCTATGGAAGGAACATAAAACTGTGTCATTCAAAAAGATTTTTATAAAAGGGTGTTTGCTCTTCTTCCATTATCTTCATGTAGTCTTCAAGAAGTTTTTTCGCTTTCGCCGGCACCTTTTTAGGCACATGGATCACCACCGTCACGAAAAGATCGCCGGAATAGGCGGCGTTGAGGTGCGGCATCCCGTAGCCGCGGAGCCGGAAGACCTGCCCGTCAGGGCAGTGCGGCGGGATCTTCATCTGCACCGTTTTGTTGATGGCCTGCGCTTTTATCGTTCCTCCCAGAACCGCCACAGGGAAGGGAATTGCTATTTTGGTGTACAGGTTACTTTCGCGCCTTTCAAAATCTTTGTGGGGCAGCACCTCTATCAGCACATAGAGATTGCCGGCAATGCCCTGCGGCGATTCATAACCCTTTTCTTTAACCCTCAGCGATGTGCCGGAGACAACACCCTTCGGCACTTTTACTTTCAGGTTTTCTTTTTTCTTTACGAGACCGTGTCCGGCGCATGAAGGGCATTTGTGTTTTATTATCTGGCCGCGCCCGCCGCATTCGGGGCAGGGCCTCTGCATGGAAAAGATGAAACTTCCTTCGGTCACAACTCCTCT is a window from the Candidatus Omnitrophota bacterium genome containing:
- a CDS encoding ribosome recycling factor, with product MLEFQKDAEKIVENLKEELGKIRTSRASEGILDTVTVPYYGQESPVKNCAAINIPNAKTIEIHPWDVKMTQVIATAILKANIGFTPQVTGNIVRLSMPPMTGERREQVSKIVGSICEEHKVSIRNLRRKKLSELNAQESEKAISKDQLRSSEKDLQKCVDNIIRTLGEIRSKKEKEIMSE
- the tsf gene encoding elongation factor Ts (EF-Ts; functions during elongation stage of protein translation; forms a dimer; associates with EF-Tu-GDP complex and promotes exchange of GDP to GTP resulting in regeneration of the active form of EF-Tu), which codes for MEITTDLIMTLRKRTNAGIMDCKNALKEADCDIDRAGKILREKGILKMQARQDRLSDEGSIYSYIHPGGKVGVMVEIASETDFVAKSDDFTNLLKETALQIAGMKPSYIQKEDVSETVLEEEKKLLLKDLDLSKKPPEMAEKIVEGKLSKFYESACLLEQPYFRDEKVKFKNYFNGAAASFGEAVKITRFTRYEIGQ
- the rpsB gene encoding 30S ribosomal protein S2 yields the protein MMEINAKKLLEAGSHFGHRKNKWNPKMKKYIYTVRNSIHIINIEDTIKLLQDALDFVQKTVADGGTILFVGTKKQAQAAIEEEAQRCGMPYVSHRWWGGLFTNLPQINDSIAKYKELEENIETYARHKKMYAKMMRKLEKMHRDLKGLRNFYELPAAVFIVDPHMEDIAVHEARLLNIPIIALLDTDCNPDLIDYPIPANDDAIRSVKLITALMADAVLEGKGVPVASDDADLAAKKEAAPETGAENTEPGAAKLDDATALEI
- the rpmI gene encoding 50S ribosomal protein L35 encodes the protein MKKKTHRGAAKRFRVTASGKVKRAHASKSHLNGGKRRKELRHLKKKDYVDSTQAKLIRSVI
- a CDS encoding 16S rRNA (uracil(1498)-N(3))-methyltransferase, encoding MTQFYVPSIDGGLPGDVAHHIVNVRRFKTGDIISIFDGRGHSAKARIEKISKNPARAEISVLEKFTHAAPEKEIRLFIALIKPPAFKTAIQKCTELGVTRISPLRTARSARQTVNREQMEKIILNACGQCGRQYAPSLDEVEDFLIGIKEYSQDGSRGFILLEGREPLKIRENTQNIAIFAGPEGGFTDGEIESAEKAGLAPVSVGDNTLRSETAVIAALARAGG
- the dnaJ gene encoding molecular chaperone DnaJ; amino-acid sequence: MTEKRDYYDILGVARDAAAADIKSAYRKLALKHHPDRVGESEKKSAEEKFKKISEAYAVLSDPQKRQQYDRFGHEGIDSRYSQEDIFKNADFGDFADILRSAFGGGTGGFSFGGGRGRGGAQAGQDIETRMVITLEEAFTGTEKEITYSRAKKCDACGGSGAKPGTKASTCPLCRGRGVVTEGSFIFSMQRPCPECGGRGQIIKHKCPSCAGHGLVKKKENLKVKVPKGVVSGTSLRVKEKGYESPQGIAGNLYVLIEVLPHKDFERRESNLYTKIAIPFPVAVLGGTIKAQAINKTVQMKIPPHCPDGQVFRLRGYGMPHLNAAYSGDLFVTVVIHVPKKVPAKAKKLLEDYMKIMEEEQTPFYKNLFE